In Gossypium hirsutum isolate 1008001.06 chromosome D06, Gossypium_hirsutum_v2.1, whole genome shotgun sequence, one genomic interval encodes:
- the LOC121218512 gene encoding uncharacterized protein, protein MPRRKVRSHRIVQGTPNSAETNSTEQQTAIGSSNVPVTPEEPIEVQNETGRTRRGRGRTVLSDLYDLDPVERVQVSSNSFGQPVGSEARLLAGYMGILARNANMLPINFESWHKVPESNKNQALDNIKARFALEVSDAYVKKALGKRWRDHKSTLKKDYFKTKTTLDERLQNVPPGMLRYQWEKVVRFWTSKKGEDHEEVGKKVGSNKN, encoded by the exons atgcctagaagaaaagtgcgatcgcaccgcattgttcaaggtactccaaactcggcggaaacaaacagcactgaacaacagactgctattggatcttcgaatgttccggttacacctgaggaacctatagaagttcaaa atgaaACTGGTCGGACGCGGAGAGGTCGCGGACGTACGGTACTGAGCGATTTATACGacctagatccagtcgagcgtgtccaagtatccagtaatagcttcggtcagcctgttggatcagaagctcgccttttagcaggatacatgggcattctagCACGGAATGCAAATATGTTACCCATTAacttcgagtcatggcataaagtgcccgagagtaacaagaaccaagctctcgataacattaag gcgagatttgctctagaggtctccgatgcttatgtaaagaaggcattgggaaaaagatggagagaccataagagcactttaaagaaagactattttaagacaaaaacaacactcgatgagagattacaaaatgtcccgccgggaatgctgaggtaccagtgggaaaaggtcgttagattttggacttcgaagaaaggagag gatcatGAAGAAGTTGGAAAAAAAGTAGGCAGCAACAAAAATTAa